Proteins from a genomic interval of Pseudomonas paeninsulae:
- a CDS encoding PaaI family thioesterase — MSELTLNQLLSQAHESGDYDSLISLMPYAKLLGMQCPRRGEDMVFYLPANQGNIGNPILPALHGGVIAGFMEHAAMLHLLMFMGIPHLPKIIDFSIDYLRAGHYRDTYAQCQVWRQGRRVANVAITAWQTNQTEPIATARAHFKVDEP; from the coding sequence ATGAGTGAATTGACGCTCAATCAGTTGCTATCCCAGGCCCATGAAAGTGGCGATTACGACTCGTTGATCAGCCTGATGCCGTATGCCAAATTACTCGGTATGCAATGCCCGCGGCGGGGTGAAGACATGGTTTTCTACCTACCGGCCAATCAGGGCAATATCGGCAATCCGATCCTGCCGGCGTTGCACGGCGGGGTGATCGCCGGCTTCATGGAACATGCCGCCATGCTCCATTTGTTGATGTTCATGGGCATCCCACATTTGCCGAAAATCATCGACTTCTCGATAGATTACCTGCGCGCCGGTCATTATCGTGACACCTATGCCCAGTGCCAGGTGTGGCGGCAAGGTCGACGCGTCGCCAACGTGGCAATTACGGCCTGGCAAACCAATCAAACCGAGCCTATTGCCACGGCGCGGGCGCACTTCAAGGTCGACGAGCCTTGA
- a CDS encoding PaaI family thioesterase, giving the protein MSNILILEQAQRFLMALRHCQVLGIQVHDASPLGLTLRLPYSRQIVGDPESGVIHGGAITTLMDTTCGISTVCALAAFEVCPTLDLRIDYMHPAEPNKDVFGFAECYRVTPNIIFTRGYAYQDDPTQPIAHVVGTFMRMGKGVLGDKQPKSDIRRAGA; this is encoded by the coding sequence ATGAGCAATATCCTCATTCTCGAGCAGGCGCAGCGCTTCTTGATGGCGCTGCGTCATTGCCAGGTGCTCGGTATCCAGGTGCATGACGCCAGCCCCCTCGGTTTGACCCTGCGTTTGCCCTATAGCAGGCAGATAGTGGGTGATCCGGAGTCCGGGGTGATTCACGGTGGTGCGATAACCACCCTGATGGATACCACCTGTGGCATTTCAACTGTTTGCGCGCTGGCTGCGTTTGAGGTTTGCCCAACCCTCGACCTGCGTATCGACTACATGCACCCGGCAGAGCCGAACAAGGACGTGTTCGGTTTTGCCGAATGCTACCGGGTTACGCCGAATATCATCTTCACCCGCGGTTATGCCTATCAGGACGACCCGACGCAGCCGATTGCCCATGTCGTCGGCACTTTCATGCGCATGGGTAAGGGCGTCCTGGGTGATAAACAACCCAAAAGTGATATTCGGAGGGCTGGCGCATGA